One window of the Shimwellia blattae DSM 4481 = NBRC 105725 genome contains the following:
- the gntU gene encoding gluconate transporter, which yields MGTLTLVLTAAGSVLLLLFLVMKARMHAFLALMVVSIGAGLFSGMPLMKITETMEKGMGGTLGFLAVVVALGAMFGKILHEAGAVDQIAVKMLKSFGHSRASYAIGIAGLICALPLFFEVAIVLLISVAFSMARHTNENLTRLVIPLFAGVAAAAAFLVPGPAPMLLASQMHADFGWMILIGLSAAIPGMIIAGPLFGRFIARFVALEVPEDVKDPHLGEGKLPSFGFSISLILLPLVLVGLKTIAARFIPEGSETYQWFEFIGHPFTAILVACLVAIYGLAMRQGMPKERVMEICGHALQPAGIILLVIGAGGVFKQILVDSGVGPALGEALTGMGLPIALTCFILAAAVRIIQGSATVACLTAVGLVMPVVEQLNYSGAQMAALSICIAGGSIVVSHVNDAGFWLFGKFTGATEAQTLKSWTMMETILGTVGAIVGMIYFAALS from the coding sequence ATGGGTACACTGACGCTTGTTCTGACAGCTGCAGGTTCCGTATTACTGCTGCTGTTCCTGGTGATGAAGGCGCGTATGCACGCCTTCCTGGCCCTGATGGTGGTGTCTATTGGTGCCGGGTTGTTTTCCGGCATGCCGCTGATGAAAATTACCGAAACCATGGAAAAAGGCATGGGGGGAACCCTGGGCTTCCTGGCTGTGGTGGTCGCCCTGGGGGCGATGTTCGGTAAAATTCTGCATGAAGCGGGCGCTGTTGATCAGATTGCCGTGAAAATGCTCAAATCTTTTGGCCACAGCCGCGCCAGCTATGCTATCGGTATTGCGGGCCTGATTTGTGCGCTGCCGCTCTTCTTTGAAGTGGCCATCGTGCTGCTGATTAGCGTGGCATTTTCTATGGCGCGCCACACCAATGAGAACCTGACCCGGCTGGTTATTCCGTTGTTTGCCGGGGTGGCCGCTGCGGCTGCCTTCCTGGTTCCCGGCCCGGCCCCGATGCTGCTGGCATCACAGATGCACGCGGATTTTGGCTGGATGATCCTGATTGGCCTGAGTGCGGCCATCCCGGGGATGATTATTGCCGGCCCGCTGTTTGGCCGCTTTATCGCGCGTTTTGTGGCGCTTGAAGTGCCGGAGGATGTGAAAGATCCGCACCTTGGCGAAGGTAAACTGCCCTCTTTTGGTTTCAGTATCAGCCTGATTTTACTGCCGCTGGTGCTGGTGGGGCTGAAAACCATTGCCGCCCGTTTCATTCCTGAAGGCTCTGAAACATACCAGTGGTTTGAGTTTATCGGCCACCCGTTTACGGCGATTCTGGTTGCCTGCCTGGTGGCGATTTATGGTCTGGCTATGCGCCAGGGCATGCCGAAAGAGCGGGTGATGGAGATTTGCGGCCACGCCCTGCAACCTGCCGGGATTATCCTGCTGGTGATTGGTGCCGGTGGCGTGTTCAAACAGATCCTGGTGGACTCCGGCGTGGGCCCGGCACTGGGCGAGGCGTTAACCGGTATGGGGCTGCCTATTGCCCTGACGTGCTTTATCCTGGCGGCTGCCGTGCGTATTATCCAGGGCTCGGCAACGGTTGCCTGCCTGACCGCGGTAGGGCTGGTGATGCCGGTTGTTGAGCAACTGAACTACTCCGGCGCGCAAATGGCGGCACTGTCTATCTGTATCGCCGGGGGCTCTATTGTGGTGAGCCACGTGAATGACGCAGGCTTCTGGTTGTTCGGTAAATTTACCGGTGCAACCGAGGCCCAGACCCTGAAAAGCTGGACCATGATGGAAACCATCCTCGGGACTGTCGGGGCGATCGTCGGGATGATTTACTTCGCTGCATTATCCTGA
- the asd gene encoding aspartate-semialdehyde dehydrogenase → MKNVGFIGWRGMVGSVLMQRMVEERDFDAIRPVFFSTSQSGQAAPAFGAHTGGTLQDAYSLDALRALDIIVTCQGGDYTSEIYPKLRASGWQGYWIDAASSLRMEDDAIIILDPVNQHVIEQGLNNGIKTFVGGNCTVSLMLMSLGGLFAEGLVEWVSVATYQAASGGGARHMRELLSQMGMLHNLVAAELADPASAILDIERKVTRLGRSGDLPVDNFGVPLAGSLIPWIDKQLPNGQSREEWKGQAETNKILNASPVIPVDGLCVRVGALRCHSQAFTIKLNKDISVSSIESLLASHNEWVSVVPNDREITMRDLTPAAVTGTLSTPVGRLRKLNMGPQYLSAFTVGDQLLWGAAEPLRRMLRQLA, encoded by the coding sequence ATGAAAAATGTTGGTTTTATCGGCTGGCGCGGGATGGTCGGCTCAGTGCTTATGCAGCGCATGGTGGAAGAGCGCGATTTCGACGCTATCCGCCCGGTCTTTTTCTCTACGTCCCAGTCAGGGCAGGCCGCACCGGCGTTTGGCGCCCATACCGGCGGGACCCTCCAGGATGCCTACTCCCTGGATGCGCTCAGAGCTCTGGACATTATCGTAACTTGCCAGGGCGGCGATTATACCAGCGAGATCTACCCGAAGCTGCGCGCCAGCGGCTGGCAGGGCTACTGGATTGATGCCGCCTCTTCGCTGCGCATGGAAGACGACGCGATAATCATTCTGGATCCGGTAAACCAGCATGTGATTGAGCAGGGGCTCAATAACGGCATTAAAACGTTTGTGGGCGGTAACTGCACCGTAAGCCTGATGCTGATGTCCCTCGGCGGCCTGTTTGCGGAAGGGCTGGTGGAGTGGGTCTCTGTGGCCACTTATCAGGCGGCCTCTGGTGGCGGTGCCCGCCATATGCGCGAACTGCTCAGCCAGATGGGCATGCTGCATAATCTGGTGGCTGCAGAGCTGGCGGACCCGGCTTCTGCCATTCTGGATATCGAGCGCAAAGTGACCCGGCTTGGCCGCAGTGGTGACCTGCCGGTTGATAACTTCGGCGTTCCGCTGGCGGGCAGCCTGATTCCGTGGATCGACAAACAGCTGCCGAACGGCCAGAGCCGCGAAGAGTGGAAAGGCCAGGCGGAAACCAACAAAATTCTTAATGCATCACCGGTGATCCCGGTGGACGGTTTGTGTGTGCGCGTGGGGGCGCTACGCTGCCACAGCCAGGCGTTTACTATCAAACTGAATAAAGATATCTCCGTTTCGTCCATCGAATCATTGTTAGCCAGCCATAATGAATGGGTCAGTGTTGTGCCTAATGATCGAGAAATTACGATGCGTGACCTGACCCCGGCCGCAGTTACTGGTACACTCAGCACCCCCGTTGGTCGCTTGCGTAAGCTCAACATGGGGCCACAATATTTATCTGCCTTCACGGTAGGTGACCAGTTATTGTGGGGGGCGGCAGAGCCGCTGCGCCGTATGCTGCGCCAGCTGGCCTGA
- the glgB gene encoding 1,4-alpha-glucan branching enzyme, with protein sequence MSVRIEKDVINALIAGHFADPFAILGMHRTENGLEVRALLPDATDVWVIEPKTGRKVGKLNCMDSRGFFAGVLPRRKNVFRYQLAVVWHGQQNLIDDPYRFGPLVEELDSWLLSEGTHLRPYETLGAHATTVDGVSGTRFALWAPNARRVSVVGEFNYWDGRRHPMRLRQESGIWELFVPGARNGLLYKFELIDANGALRIKSDPYAFEAQMRPDTASLICGLPEKTTLSPERQRANGMDAAISIYEVHLGSWRRHTDNNFWLSYRELADQLIPYVKGMGFTHIELLPINEHPFDGSWGYQPQGLYAPTRRFGTRDDFRYFVDAAHNAGLNVILDWVPGHFPSDEAGLANFDGTALYEHADPREGYHQDWNTLIYNYGRREVSNYLVGNALYWMERFGIDALRVDAVASMIYRDYSRKEGEWVPNEYGGRENLEAIAFLRHTNRVIGEQIPGGVTMAEESTDFAGVSRPPETGGLGFWYKWNLGWMHDTLDFMKLDPVYRQYHTDKLTFGMLYNYTENFILPLSHDEVVHGKKSILDRMPGDAWQKFANLRAYYAWMWAFPGKKLLFMGNEFAQGREWNHDSSLDWHLLEGSDNWHHGVQRLVRDLNRTYRKHAALYELDFDPYGFEWLVVEDKANSVFVFVRRDRAGNEIIVASNFTPVPRHNYRFGVNQPGRWREVLNSDSLHYHGSNAGNGGAVESEAIASHGREHSLSLTLPPLSTIWLVREGE encoded by the coding sequence ATGTCTGTTCGTATAGAAAAAGACGTGATTAATGCGCTAATTGCGGGACACTTTGCAGACCCTTTTGCCATTCTGGGGATGCACCGAACCGAAAACGGACTGGAAGTCCGGGCCCTGCTTCCTGACGCCACCGATGTGTGGGTCATAGAACCAAAAACCGGCCGCAAGGTGGGTAAACTTAACTGCATGGACTCCCGTGGCTTTTTTGCCGGGGTGTTACCGCGCCGTAAAAACGTCTTTCGCTACCAGCTGGCAGTAGTCTGGCATGGTCAGCAAAACCTGATTGATGACCCGTACCGGTTCGGCCCTCTGGTTGAGGAGCTCGACAGCTGGCTGTTATCTGAAGGCACCCATTTACGCCCTTATGAAACCTTAGGCGCCCATGCGACAACCGTGGATGGCGTCTCAGGAACCCGTTTTGCCCTCTGGGCACCGAACGCCCGGCGCGTGTCGGTCGTGGGGGAATTCAACTACTGGGATGGCCGTCGCCACCCCATGCGCCTGCGCCAGGAAAGCGGGATCTGGGAGCTGTTTGTACCGGGTGCGCGTAACGGGCTGCTGTATAAGTTCGAACTTATCGACGCCAACGGCGCGTTACGTATCAAGTCAGACCCTTATGCCTTCGAGGCGCAAATGCGCCCGGATACCGCATCGCTTATCTGCGGCCTGCCGGAAAAAACCACCCTGAGCCCCGAGCGCCAGCGGGCAAACGGCATGGACGCGGCCATCTCCATTTATGAAGTACACCTGGGGTCCTGGCGGCGCCATACCGACAACAACTTCTGGCTCAGCTACCGGGAGCTGGCAGACCAGCTTATCCCTTACGTCAAAGGGATGGGCTTTACCCATATTGAGTTGTTGCCGATTAACGAACACCCGTTCGATGGCAGCTGGGGTTACCAGCCCCAGGGGCTCTACGCGCCTACCCGGCGCTTTGGCACCCGGGATGACTTCCGCTATTTCGTTGATGCAGCACACAACGCGGGCCTGAACGTGATCCTCGACTGGGTGCCTGGCCACTTCCCGTCTGACGAGGCCGGTCTGGCAAACTTCGACGGCACCGCCCTGTATGAACATGCGGACCCGCGCGAAGGTTACCACCAGGACTGGAACACCCTTATCTACAACTATGGCCGCCGCGAAGTGAGCAACTATCTGGTGGGGAACGCCCTGTACTGGATGGAGCGCTTCGGGATCGATGCCCTGCGGGTGGATGCGGTCGCCTCAATGATCTACCGCGACTACAGCCGTAAAGAGGGCGAATGGGTGCCCAATGAGTACGGCGGGCGCGAAAACCTGGAAGCGATTGCGTTTCTGCGCCACACCAACCGGGTTATTGGCGAGCAGATCCCCGGCGGGGTCACCATGGCGGAAGAGTCAACAGACTTCGCCGGTGTCTCGCGCCCGCCAGAAACAGGCGGACTGGGCTTCTGGTATAAGTGGAACCTGGGCTGGATGCACGACACCCTTGATTTTATGAAGCTGGACCCGGTGTATCGCCAGTACCATACGGATAAGCTCACCTTCGGTATGCTGTATAACTACACCGAAAACTTTATTTTGCCGCTCTCCCACGATGAAGTGGTACACGGTAAAAAATCGATCCTTGACCGTATGCCCGGGGACGCGTGGCAGAAATTTGCCAACCTGCGGGCGTATTACGCCTGGATGTGGGCTTTCCCGGGGAAAAAATTGCTGTTTATGGGCAATGAATTCGCCCAGGGGCGGGAGTGGAACCACGATAGTAGCCTGGACTGGCACCTGCTGGAAGGCAGCGATAACTGGCACCACGGTGTTCAGCGCCTGGTGCGGGATCTGAACCGCACCTACCGCAAACACGCCGCGCTGTATGAGCTGGATTTCGACCCCTACGGCTTTGAGTGGCTGGTGGTGGAAGATAAAGCGAACTCGGTGTTTGTGTTTGTCCGCCGGGATCGTGCCGGTAATGAAATTATTGTGGCCAGCAACTTTACACCAGTGCCGCGCCATAACTACCGCTTCGGGGTAAACCAGCCAGGCCGCTGGCGCGAAGTGCTGAACAGCGATTCGCTGCACTACCACGGCAGCAACGCCGGTAACGGCGGGGCCGTAGAGAGTGAAGCTATCGCCAGCCACGGGCGTGAGCATTCGCTCAGCCTGACGTTGCCGCCCCTGTCCACCATCTGGCTGGTCCGGGAGGGTGAATGA
- the glgX gene encoding glycogen debranching protein GlgX, which yields MTQLLPGNPAPLGASFDGKGVNFTLFSAHAQLVELCIFDAHGQEQHFILPGKTGDIWHGYLPDARPGLRYGYRVHGPWDPANGHRFNPAKMLIDPCARAIEGDACDDPRLYGGRETPDSRDNREVIPKSIVVQDRYDWENDQHPRTPWGETIIYEAHVRGLTRLHPGLPEHLRGTYAALGHPVMIDYFKRLGITALELMPVNRFVSEPRLQRLGLTNYWGYNPIALYAVEPRYAINGDITGAANEFRDAVKALHAAGIEVILDIVLNHSAETDLDGPTFSLRGIDNRSYYWLQENGDYHNWSGCGNTLNLSHPQVVSFAIDCLKFWVETCHVDGFRFDLASVMGRTPAFRQDAPLFEAIRHDPVLSGVKLIAEPWDIGPGGYQVGNFPPPFAEWNDHFRDVARRFWLQKELAAGEFACRFAASSDLFRRGERRPSASVNLVTAHDGFTLRDCVSFNQKHNEANGEENHDGTSNNYSNNHGVEGENVSHHIRERRRESAHALLTTLLLSQGTPMLLSGDEHAHTQHGNNNAYCQDNALTWLDWEHAYIGLTEFTAALIQIRKKIPALIRDNWWNDQDGNVCWLNANGQPMRLEDWQGQTRRLQIQLSDAWLITINATEEVGDLVLPTGEWRAVPPFAGEDNPVITTVWHGPAHGVCVFHRS from the coding sequence ATGACGCAACTGCTGCCTGGTAATCCGGCCCCGTTAGGGGCCAGTTTTGACGGTAAAGGGGTGAATTTCACCCTGTTTTCGGCCCATGCCCAGCTGGTAGAGCTCTGCATCTTTGATGCGCATGGCCAGGAGCAGCATTTTATTTTACCGGGCAAAACGGGGGATATCTGGCACGGCTATCTGCCGGATGCCAGACCAGGATTGCGCTACGGCTACCGGGTACACGGGCCCTGGGATCCGGCGAACGGGCACCGTTTCAACCCGGCAAAAATGCTGATTGACCCCTGCGCCAGAGCCATTGAGGGTGACGCCTGCGACGATCCGCGCCTGTATGGCGGGCGGGAGACGCCAGACTCACGGGATAACCGGGAGGTTATCCCGAAAAGCATCGTGGTGCAGGACCGCTATGACTGGGAAAATGACCAGCACCCGCGTACTCCCTGGGGCGAAACCATCATCTATGAGGCCCATGTCCGGGGGCTGACCCGGCTACACCCGGGGCTGCCGGAGCATCTGCGCGGCACCTACGCGGCGCTGGGCCACCCGGTGATGATCGACTACTTTAAGCGCCTTGGGATCACCGCGCTGGAGCTGATGCCGGTTAACCGCTTCGTGAGTGAGCCGCGCCTGCAGCGCCTGGGGCTGACAAATTACTGGGGCTACAACCCGATAGCCCTGTACGCGGTGGAGCCCCGCTACGCCATTAACGGGGATATTACCGGGGCGGCGAACGAGTTTCGCGACGCGGTAAAAGCGCTGCACGCGGCGGGTATCGAGGTTATCCTGGATATTGTGCTCAACCATTCAGCAGAAACTGATCTGGATGGGCCGACGTTTTCGCTGCGCGGAATAGATAACCGTAGCTATTATTGGTTACAGGAGAATGGCGATTACCACAACTGGAGCGGTTGCGGTAACACCCTTAATTTAAGCCACCCGCAGGTGGTCAGTTTTGCGATCGACTGCCTGAAATTCTGGGTTGAAACCTGTCATGTTGATGGTTTCCGGTTTGATCTTGCCTCGGTCATGGGGCGGACCCCGGCATTCCGCCAGGATGCGCCGCTGTTTGAGGCTATCCGCCATGATCCGGTGCTCAGTGGCGTGAAGCTGATTGCCGAGCCCTGGGATATTGGCCCGGGGGGGTATCAGGTGGGGAATTTCCCGCCGCCGTTTGCCGAGTGGAACGACCATTTCCGCGATGTGGCGCGCCGCTTCTGGCTGCAAAAAGAGCTGGCTGCCGGGGAGTTCGCCTGCCGGTTTGCCGCCTCCAGCGACCTGTTCCGGCGAGGAGAGCGCCGCCCGTCGGCAAGTGTCAACTTAGTGACCGCCCATGACGGTTTTACCCTGCGCGATTGTGTGTCGTTTAACCAGAAACACAACGAAGCGAACGGTGAAGAGAACCACGACGGCACCAGTAATAATTACAGCAACAACCATGGCGTTGAGGGCGAGAATGTTTCGCACCATATCCGGGAGCGGCGTCGCGAAAGCGCCCATGCGCTGCTCACCACACTGCTGCTTTCCCAGGGCACGCCGATGTTGCTGTCCGGTGATGAACATGCGCATACCCAGCACGGTAATAATAACGCCTACTGTCAGGATAACGCCCTGACCTGGCTGGACTGGGAGCATGCTTATATCGGGTTAACGGAATTTACTGCGGCCCTGATCCAAATACGGAAAAAAATCCCTGCACTTATCAGGGATAACTGGTGGAATGATCAGGACGGCAATGTATGCTGGCTGAATGCAAACGGCCAGCCGATGAGACTGGAAGACTGGCAGGGGCAAACGCGACGCTTACAAATCCAGCTGAGCGATGCCTGGCTGATTACTATTAACGCAACTGAAGAAGTGGGCGACCTTGTTCTGCCCACAGGGGAATGGCGTGCTGTTCCGCCGTTTGCCGGGGAAGATAACCCGGTAATAACCACGGTATGGCACGGCCCCGCGCACGGAGTGTGCGTTTTCCACAGGTCATGA
- the glgC gene encoding glucose-1-phosphate adenylyltransferase encodes MVKLDKNDTLMLARQLPIKSVALILAGGRGTRLKDLTNTRAKPAVHFGGKFRIIDFALSNCINSGIRRIGVITQYQSHSLVQHIQRGWSFFSEEMNEFVDLLPAQQRVHGENWYRGTADAVTQNLDIIRRYNAEYVVILAGDHIYKQDYSRMLIDHVEKGARCTVACMPVPIEEASAFGVMAVDENEKIIEFVEKPANPPAMPGDATRSLASMGIYVFDASYLYQLLEEDDQDENSSHDFGKDIIPKITRAGAAYAHPFPLSCVQSDPDAEPYWRDVGTLEAYWKANLDLASVTPELDMYDQHWPIRTHMESLPPAKFVQDRSGSHGMTLNSLVSGGCIISGSVVVQSVLFPRVRINSFCNIDSAVLLPDVWVGRSCRLRRCIIDRACVIPEGMVIGENAEDDARRFYRSEEGIVLVTREMLARLKD; translated from the coding sequence ATGGTGAAGTTAGATAAAAACGATACGTTGATGCTGGCGCGTCAGCTGCCTATTAAATCAGTTGCTTTAATTCTGGCAGGCGGCCGCGGAACCCGGTTAAAGGATTTAACCAATACCCGCGCCAAGCCGGCAGTGCACTTTGGTGGCAAGTTCCGGATCATCGATTTTGCGCTGTCCAACTGTATTAACTCCGGCATTCGCCGGATCGGGGTTATTACCCAGTACCAGTCCCATTCCCTGGTGCAGCACATCCAGCGCGGCTGGTCCTTCTTCAGTGAAGAGATGAACGAGTTTGTTGATCTGCTACCGGCCCAGCAGCGCGTACACGGTGAAAACTGGTATCGCGGCACGGCAGATGCGGTGACCCAGAACCTCGACATCATCCGCCGCTATAACGCCGAGTATGTGGTTATCCTCGCCGGTGACCATATCTACAAGCAGGACTACTCGCGCATGCTCATCGACCATGTGGAGAAGGGCGCCCGCTGTACCGTTGCCTGTATGCCAGTGCCGATCGAAGAGGCCAGCGCATTCGGGGTGATGGCGGTTGATGAAAATGAAAAAATCATCGAGTTTGTCGAGAAGCCCGCCAACCCACCGGCCATGCCCGGCGACGCGACCCGCTCACTGGCCAGCATGGGGATTTACGTCTTTGACGCCAGCTACCTCTACCAGCTGCTGGAAGAAGACGACCAGGATGAGAACTCCAGCCACGACTTCGGGAAAGATATTATTCCGAAGATAACCCGTGCCGGTGCGGCATATGCCCACCCGTTCCCGCTCTCCTGCGTGCAGTCCGATCCTGATGCGGAACCCTACTGGCGCGACGTGGGCACCCTGGAAGCCTACTGGAAAGCGAACCTGGATCTGGCATCGGTGACGCCGGAACTGGACATGTACGATCAGCACTGGCCGATTCGCACCCATATGGAGTCTCTGCCACCGGCAAAATTTGTGCAGGACCGCTCCGGCAGCCACGGCATGACGCTGAACTCGCTGGTCTCCGGGGGCTGTATTATTTCTGGCTCCGTGGTCGTGCAATCCGTGCTGTTTCCGCGCGTGCGAATCAATTCCTTCTGTAATATTGATTCTGCTGTGTTATTACCGGATGTCTGGGTCGGGCGCTCTTGTCGCCTGCGCCGCTGTATTATCGATCGCGCCTGCGTTATTCCTGAAGGGATGGTGATTGGTGAGAACGCCGAGGACGATGCACGTCGCTTCTACCGTTCGGAAGAGGGCATTGTACTGGTCACCCGCGAAATGCTCGCCAGACTGAAAGATTGA
- the glgA gene encoding glycogen synthase GlgA encodes MQVLHVCSEIFPLLKTGGLADVIGALPAAQIADGTDARVLLPAFPDIRKGVTDAQLVTKRNTFAGPISLLFGHFNGVGIYLIDAPHLYDRPGSPYHDTNQFAYTDNVLRFALLGWVGCEMACGLDPFWHPDVVHAHDWHAGLAPAYLAARGRPAKSVFTVHNLAYQGLFYAHHMPEIDLPWSFYNMHGLEFNGQISFLKAGLYYADHITAVSPTYAREITEPQFACGMEGLLQERHRQGRLSGILNGVDERIWDPATDPQLTARYTRDTIELKAQNKRQLQVAMGLNIDDKAPLFAVVSRLTSQKGLDLVLEALPGLLEQGGQLALLGAGDPVLQEGFLAAAAEHPGQVGVQIGYHEAFSHRIMGGADVILVPSRFEPCGLTQLYGLKYGTLPLVRRTGGLADTVSDCSLENLADGIASGFVFEDSNAWSLLRAIRRAFVLWSRPSLWRFVQRQAMAMDFSWQVAAQSYRDLYQRLM; translated from the coding sequence ATGCAGGTCTTACATGTCTGTTCTGAAATTTTTCCATTATTAAAAACCGGTGGCCTTGCGGATGTCATCGGTGCTCTGCCTGCCGCACAAATTGCTGACGGAACCGATGCCCGGGTGCTGTTGCCCGCTTTTCCGGATATCCGCAAAGGCGTTACCGACGCCCAGCTGGTGACCAAAAGAAATACCTTCGCAGGCCCCATATCACTGTTATTCGGCCATTTTAACGGGGTTGGCATCTACCTGATTGACGCGCCACACCTCTACGACCGCCCCGGCAGCCCCTATCACGATACCAACCAGTTTGCCTACACCGATAACGTGCTGCGTTTTGCGCTGCTTGGCTGGGTTGGGTGCGAAATGGCCTGCGGGCTTGATCCGTTCTGGCACCCGGATGTGGTGCATGCCCATGACTGGCATGCGGGCCTGGCACCGGCCTACCTCGCGGCCCGGGGGCGCCCGGCAAAATCCGTCTTTACAGTACATAATCTGGCGTATCAGGGGCTGTTTTACGCCCACCATATGCCGGAAATCGACCTGCCCTGGTCGTTCTACAATATGCATGGCCTGGAGTTTAACGGGCAGATTTCCTTCCTCAAGGCGGGGCTGTATTACGCAGACCATATTACCGCCGTGAGCCCGACCTACGCGCGGGAGATTACCGAGCCGCAGTTTGCCTGTGGCATGGAAGGGCTGCTGCAGGAGCGCCACCGTCAGGGGCGGCTTTCCGGCATTCTGAATGGCGTGGATGAGCGTATCTGGGATCCGGCTACCGATCCGCAGCTGACAGCCCGCTACACCCGCGACACCATTGAGCTGAAGGCGCAAAACAAGCGCCAGCTACAGGTGGCGATGGGGCTGAATATTGATGACAAAGCACCGCTGTTTGCGGTGGTCAGCCGCCTGACCAGCCAGAAAGGGCTGGATCTGGTGCTGGAGGCGTTACCCGGCCTGCTGGAGCAGGGCGGGCAGCTTGCGCTGCTGGGTGCCGGTGATCCTGTTCTGCAGGAAGGCTTCCTGGCGGCGGCGGCAGAGCACCCCGGGCAGGTTGGGGTACAGATTGGCTATCATGAGGCGTTCTCCCACCGCATTATGGGTGGCGCGGATGTGATTCTGGTGCCCAGCCGCTTTGAGCCCTGTGGGCTGACCCAGCTGTACGGCCTGAAATATGGCACGCTGCCGCTGGTGCGGCGCACCGGTGGCCTGGCAGATACGGTATCAGATTGCTCGCTGGAGAATCTGGCTGACGGTATTGCCAGTGGTTTTGTGTTTGAGGACAGCAATGCCTGGTCGCTATTACGGGCGATCCGGCGGGCTTTCGTTCTGTGGTCCCGTCCCTCTCTGTGGCGCTTTGTACAGCGCCAGGCGATGGCAATGGATTTTAGCTGGCAAGTCGCGGCGCAGTCTTACCGCGATCTTTATCAACGCTTGATGTAA